Genomic window (Candidatus Poribacteria bacterium):
CAAATCGACGCATTCCGGCTTTGTCTCCGACTGCGTCCCTGAAAGCCCCCCCTAAGCAGATGCCCACATCTTCAACCGTGTGGTGTGCATCAACGTGAAGGTCGCCGGTAGCATTTACTTCGAGGTTAAAAAATCCGTGTTTGGCAAAGAGTTCAAGTAGGTGGTCCAGAAACCCAACGCCGGTACTGATATTGGACTCCCCTGAACCATCGATATTGAGTTTAAGCGTAATTTGCGTCTCCCGCGTTTCGCGAGCAACTTCAGCTTTGCGTTTCACACCGTCTCCTTACCTGAAACGTGAAGCGTGAAAATTTTCACCTATTACGTTTCACGTTTCACGTTTCATCTTATCATTAGAAATGCGACTATCTCACTTGTGCGATAATTACATCTGGAAGTCCAAATGACGTTATCCTTCTATCGCTTTCCGAAAATCGTCACCATGTGTCTTCCACCAATCGAAAAGGATCGAAATATCCGTGCCAATACAGAAATGGCGGACCCCCATATCAAGGTAGGATTTCGCCGAATCCACGGTGTTAACTTCGGCGCGTGGTGGTACACCCATCTTTATAGCAGTTTCAAACACTTTGCGCTCGGCAGCTTGGATTTCAGGAGAGCCCCGTTCACCGGCTTTGCCGATATTCATCGAGTAGTCGGATCCGCCCCACTGGATCATGTCGACCCCGTCGACCGAAAGGACTTCCTCTAGGTTATCAACAGTGCCCGCCTTCTCAATCATAATCACGACGACGACATCCCTGATCGCCTCAACATATGTCTGGGAGCCTCCGTACCCCATGTATGCGAAGCGACGAGTTGCAACACCATA
Coding sequences:
- a CDS encoding 2,4-dihydroxyhept-2-ene-1,7-dioic acid aldolase; amino-acid sequence: MRRNKLRELLNEGKPTLGTHIHSTWPSVVEAIGHTGLYDYVEFVAEYGPFDLHDLDNLGRAADLYGMSSMIKVDQEPRGFIAQRAIGSGFQSVLFADCHTVEDVKECVRISRPDTPEDGGSYGVATRRFAYMGYGGSQTYVEAIRDVVVVIMIEKAGTVDNLEEVLSVDGVDMIQWGGSDYSMNIGKAGERGSPEIQAAERKVFETAIKMGVPPRAEVNTVDSAKSYLDMGVRHFCIGTDISILFDWWKTHGDDFRKAIEG